The Aythya fuligula isolate bAytFul2 chromosome 5, bAytFul2.pri, whole genome shotgun sequence sequence CTTCTACTGCTAGCAGGTACCTTTATGGCATGAAGGATCTACAATCCACACGTGGCTACACGTCCACAGTCCAACCATGCAGCTCAAGAACCAGGGTGCTATTATCACCTCTTAAAACAACTCTTCTGCAACTAAAAGTTCTTACCTTGGTAACTGCTATATTTACATGAgtaatttactttttcatcTGGTAAATTTGGGGGTTCAACACCAGTATCAGCTTCAGATTGTGTCAAATTTCAACACAGCCACCTGAAAACAAGATTATGCTTTCTGTTGAGGGAAATAACCCCcacattttttccaaacactAGAAACATCCATTCTGCGAGAGCTGAAGCTCCCCAGAAACCAAAAGccttgtaaaataattttcattccCCAGTTCACCCTGACATTTGtccaaagacaaacaaaattttcattttcagcctCTCGTTTGATGTTATTCCATCATATGTCCCTATGATTTCACATAACGAGCCAAGTTTAGATTAGAATCACAGtaactcatttaaaaattccTCCAGAATGAAGAAGGCAATTAGCGGAGGGCCCTCTCTGCATAGGAAAGTGGAATaagtctttaaataaaaagtcattaacAGACTGAAAAGCACCATGGAGCTACTTGCATCTGGAGCCACACAGCACTACGATCTGAGCAACAGCAAAACATGAAGTACTGTTGTGGGTGTAAAACAGAGCCCCTGATATTTTAAAGGCCTCTTTGCAAAATAAAGTGTGCTTCTATGCactcttattattattaaggtCTAAATACCTGATCCATAAACAGATGCAGCTCATCAATTGTACATGTGTATCATCTTAGTTGCTATTAAAATAAGCACTACCACCAACAAAATGAAAGCCTAGCCAATGCTTTTTACAccttaaagctgtttttttgtttgtttgattgcttttttgatggtggtttattttttgttgttgtttttgttttgcttttttttttttcttggggggtggtggtggtggtttttattACAAGAACCCCACTCACAAACAAGCCAAACTGTAAAGCATGTGCTCTAGACCGGCTCAAGGAATCCACAAAGCACCACAAAGTGATTCACCAGGAAAACCACCTCAGGACAGCCTGACTTCCAGCCAAGACCGCCTCCCAACATTTTACATTGTGTTAAGCATTCAGTGATAAGATGTTGCATAAGGTAATTCCCTGTTCTGCTTCGCTGGAAGCACTTGGGGCATTTGAGAAATACACACGCTGCCATTGCAAAAGTATTGTGAAGAGGTAACTTGATATTACTGATACTTTAGAAATTGGATCAGGGTTTGAATATCTCAGGGAGAGTAGCTGGTCATCGTTTCTCAGACTTCGATCACGCTGTGACAGTTTAGACAGATGGAGGATCTTGTGCTGATGTACTGATTTTGATATACTGAATTTGGTAAGAAAAGCAGAGGTGTGTCTGCTGTGATCCCACTCTGGGATATTTCAGATCTAGAATTTATTTGTCCCCAATACATGGAGAAAAAGCTTGATCAAGTTCTGGACTGTAATGCcagattttctcctttaaacCACCattacatacacacatgcacacaaaagaCAGCGGCTACAGCAGCTATTGTGCTCAGCGATGACTCTGCTTAAGGCTGACCATAGCAGATCCAACAGAGAAACAATGGAAATGACACAGAAAGCTGTATGCTTTTGTCTttagaacaaataaacaaaaaaccccactaGTGTTTCTTGCTAAATTTTAGCGAGAAAGTCTTGCTTTAGGATTCTCAAGTGTTTTCCTTCACAAGTTACTTAAGATCCAGAAAACAACAGCCTTTATAGCCAAATTAAGTGCTACACAATAATCACACAACCACCAAAGACATTAAAAGTGAATATGATCATGGGATCAGACTAGATCCCATGAACTTAGAAAAGTATCTTTGAGGAAGAAGTTAAAAGAAGATATTGTCTACTAGTAGGGGATCCAATTCAATGCGCTatttaaggggaaaaacaacCCATCATTTTAAAGATCATGATGGTTATGGAAATTATGCATTAATATCTATAtctatagatatagatagatagatagatatctATGTATGTATAATGATTGACCCAGGACATGCATACAAACCCACATGCATGTGCACATATGTCCCAGACCTGCTTCTGGCTTGATTTTTTGCCGCAGTTTCCTCCTGTGGCTACAGCAGCCCCCACTTCAAAGGCTCTTGATGATGTCTCTGTGGGATCCAGCCTGTACCTGGCAGGCCCCCCAGCAGAGCTGACCACAGGAGcgggtgggcagggggcacccAGCTGGCTGTCAGCAGCTGGTGTCTGATGGAGCTGGTGTTATCAGAGGTGCTGTGACACAGCTGGTACATTCTTAAACATGTTCTAGGTGACTCAAGCTAGACCCCACGAGCTGTTACTAGTAGAAGACTAACATAAAGCTACTTTCAGGGCTCAGATTTTATTGAGCTCCCCacttaaaagaaatacttcCCACGATTATCTTTTCCAAGTTTATCTAAAACACCAATGTCTGGGTTACTATTCTTTTAACACAAAAGCATAATTGACCAGCTGCCTCCAAAAGGTATTTAAGGTGTCTTCAAGATCCACCTTGCACAGAAAAAGCTTACAAGTACATAACATGAAGGATTTGATCCCTCAGCTAACATGGCAATAAAGCAGTCTGCAGTAGGAAAACAACTTGGTAGCCTTATGATTCATTTATTATTCAAATTTAACCATGAATTAACCCCCTACCACCATCCATACTTAACAAACACCTTACTCAGCTTCATAATTATCCCACCTTGAACCATCACTACATCAACTTTAGGAAAATCACATTGCAGATACCTCCTTCCAGAGATACaacataaagtattttattaatgaaattatttcatctttaaCAAAGTATTTGAAATCTAAAACAGTCCAAGGCTTCTAGGAGATTCTTGATTTATAAGTAAAAAGAGAACTGCTGAAAATGACTCCTCAAATTAGCAAATTGAATCCAAGTACAGTATCGATCGGGCCCACTCCAACACAATGCAAGTGTTTAGACTCTggttactctttttttccccacaacgAAAAGCAGACAGCTAATAAAAGTCAGTATACAAAAGCCCTTTTATAAAACCctttgcaattaaaaatcacatttaaggTTCAcaatgctgcagcaggggagcgCTGTCCCCTACCCCCACACACAACTACAGCCCTCGCTCAGCAGTAGATTTGTCTCAGCCACAATGGCAGCTCACAAAGAAACATCCCAGTACCGATTTAACCCACGGACAGCAGCAAGTTGCGCTACTCTACTTCAAAACGAATACATTAACTATTCATTAGctccatatacatatatttaaaatactatgTACATGTCTGGATACACTTTTAAGGAAACACTGAACTGCCCACGCTTGCATAGCCAGTTTTTAATGAGCAAAGGCAGGATCACGTGCCTGCGGTCTCTGATTCGGCCCTACCCAATCAATAACACCATCGCTTGGGCAGGGATGCTTGGGCATCCCTCTCGGCAGACACAGGCTAAGTGGCAGATGGCATTTTTGTCTCCAAGACACAACCAAGACTTGCGTTTAGCTGTTTAGGTACTTTTCGTAAGAAATTCCACCCTTAAGCAAGGCACTAATTTAGTGGGAGACCTCTACCGACTGCAGTAAAGCTTCGGTGCACCTAAGGAGTTGAAGGCCCACTGCTTACAGCTTCAGGATGACGATGGGGTTTTCAGAGATACACAAAGCACTTAAAtggaaaagatttgttttcctatCGGTGTACTTTCCAGAAAACTATATAAACCTAGAGCATGGTATCTTTCTAGAACAGTTTAGTTGTACAACTTGGGTATAATTCTTGATTTCCAAACAAGTTGCATAAAAGATATAAATGCTTATTATTTCTGGGCAttaaaatcacaattttttGGTCAAGTAccagtttgtgttttgtttttgtttgtttgtttgttttttaagtttgaaGAAAAGTAAGCAGTATTCAGAAACACATTAACTTCTCAATGAAAAGTTCGGCATCCAAGCTctgcttttaaagttttattttttaaacaacaacaaaaaaaagtcctccACTTAAGAAAGTTAGGTTGTTACCACCATACATACCAgaatacaaaactgaaaaaaatccctattaaaaaaaagaaaaaaggcaggacTTCAGCCAAGTATTCAGCTACTTATTGCTGTAGTTGTAACTCGAGTCCATTTAAAACCCTATGTTTTGGTCATTTGTAGCGAGAACACATTTGGAACACTAGCAGCAATAGAAAACTCCCTTAAAACACAGACAGGTACACTGTTGAGTGAAAATCAGCAGAAACCATCGCCATTGGAACGTAACAAAGAATTATGTAAAAGTACAATTTAATTGGTAGCTAGAAAAGGTGTTGATTTAAAGTATTGTCCCAAAGCTTTACGTGGGCCTATGTGAGCgaagaaaatttcttttgttcCCACTATGAAAAGACCACAACCCCAGCGCTTCTCAAACATAATGAatgcagcctctgctctgcctcaatgctttctccctcccaccctcctccagcaggtggaatatagaaacaaaataatcGCTAATTCCAAATTCAGGTGATATGCACAAACACACTGTTGAACAAAGTTTGGACAAGAAAACAGTACACCTGAGTTCAGTCATACAAACTAATTTTTTGTAAATAGTGTTAGACGAATATATCCATGTCTCTAATACGAATCTAGatgtattttcttacaaaacGCATTGATAGAAATATCCAGGCAAATGCATACCATACAATAGCAAAAGCTTTAAGCCCCATTTAATAAGATGactttctgattaaaaatagaagGCAATTAAGATTTACTCAAAATTACAATTAAGAAAAGCTTTCACAGTGCAATGTTGAAACTGTCACAAAGTTAAGAAAATACTGATATCAAAGTACAATCACAATGTTAAGGTAGACAAAACTACTATACAAGGGCAAATCTTGTAAAATCAAAAGGAATGGACACAACATAGGGGACACCTCACGTCCCTGCTCTACATAGCTCATTTCCTAGTCTGCAGAATCCtcattgtgtctttttttttttttgacatcgGCAGAAGTCTCGTTAAAACTAAGAGATTCATTCTTCTTTGTAGACCAGATTTCAGAGCATGATTACTTCTTGAAAGTACGTTCTTCATCACTGCACAATTTCAAAGTAGTGCAATATTGCCATGATGTGCTGAGGCATGAACACATAGCCCGTGTACAGTGCCATTCCAACGATGGAAACCAGCATCGAATCTGAGTCACAGTTAAGGAAGAAAGCATTTGAAACAAAGTGCCTTACAAGTCACATAAGCATAGCATTGTATCTTTCCTGTTAACTATCTTacaaagttgtatttttaaaatacagtgtgtCAACTGCATTCAACAAATACATCTGTaaaagaagcaacagaaaactgACAACAAGAACACTTGGTAGGAGCAAGTGACGAGCTGCACTGTGGT is a genomic window containing:
- the SPTSSA gene encoding serine palmitoyltransferase small subunit A, translated to MALGSAWKQMSWLYYQYLLVTALYMLEPWERTVFNSMLVSIVGMALYTGYVFMPQHIMAILHYFEIVQ